One window of Salminus brasiliensis chromosome 16, fSalBra1.hap2, whole genome shotgun sequence genomic DNA carries:
- the smarcad1b gene encoding SWI/SNF-related matrix-associated actin-dependent regulator of chromatin subfamily A containing DEAD/H box 1b isoform X1 — MRNKDEPTDATVPETPEAKRPSGPGAVRASNAASMDSASDSDFEISGSSMMLKRPARTGKTATPAQEVILLSEEEEEALKETKLKTSSSEDGVCKRTQEEMCDGSPENSPSQCSKKRRESVTDDSADEGPEPSWKEQESMVRRLQRKFPNLVKEELRDVLHEHSWIIEDALEALRMFSDNAVVESSSDESDASPAPKHENVNPHPSTSVPQPVPVVQPPARTAPQPEPHRPLNGTKETRKRRRPAVETKKQDTSSEDSASDFEAPPRNLDLDSDSDQGDETLPRVKGQILNFFQNATADELTLIAGCSLKKAQKIVELRPYKVWNDLDDVLHRGNGLSTELLVGCREVLREREVVQGLMGKCEDISRKMTQVVQMGQGSMAQPHILNSTFQLKPYQLIGLNWLVLLHQNQLSGILADEMGLGKTIQAISFLAHLYEEGNRGPHLITVPSSTLDNWVRELNLWCPSLKVLVYYGSIEERRCVRYEILNEMVDYNIIVSTYNLAIGNASDRSLFRKLKLEYAVFDEGHMLKNMSSLRYRHLMAINAKYRLLLTGTPLQNNLLELMSLLNFIMPNMFSSSTSQIAKMFAMKSSEEQSSFERDRIAHAKRIMKPFILRRIKSEVLKQLPAKEEQIEFCPMSEKQQQLYDDLFNKLKNARNEEKRELTNVMMQLRKMANHPLLHRQYYTSKRLSAMSQLMLKEPSHRESDPALIKEDMALMSDFELHRLCQQYPALHEHQLDMDLLQDSGKLHLLIQILTDLKEQGDRVVLFSQFTMMLDILEVLLKHHKHRYIRLDGSTPMGDRIVLIDQFNTDQDIFVFLLSTRAGGLGINLTSANVVILHDIDCNPYNDKQAEDRCHRVGQTRTVKVIKLISKDSIEDAMLRIGQRKLKLEQDMTATEEGDEDTIPDDMASLLKASLGL; from the exons ACGCCACAGTGCCAGAAACTCCAGAAGCCAAGCGTCCTTCTGGGCCCGGCGCTGTCAGAGCCTCCAACGCTGCAAGCATGGATTCGGCCTCAGATTCGGACTTTGAGATATCAGGGAGTTCTATGATGTTGAAAAG GCCAGCGAGGACTGGGAAGACTGCGACTCCAGCTCAGGAAGTGATCTTACTgtctgaggaagaggaggaagcaTTGAAG GAGACCAAACTGAAGACATCTAGCAGTGAAG ATGGAGTGTGTAAGAGGACTCAGGAGGAGATGTGTGATGGCTCCCCGGAGAATTCCCCCTCGCAGTGCAGTAAGAAGAGGCGAGAGTCGGTG ACGGACGATTCGGCGGACGAGGGTCCTGAACCCAGCTGGAAAGAGCAGGAGAGCATGGTGCGGCGGCTACAGCGCAAGTTCCCCAACCTGGTGAAGGAG GAGCTCAGGGATGTTCTTCATGAACACAGCTGGATCATAGAGGACGCTCTGGAGGCTCTGCGAATGTTCTCAGACAATG CTGTTGTGGAGTCCAGCAGTGATGAATCTGATGCCTCCCCTGCTCCCAAACACGAGAACGTGAATCCGCATCCCAGCACTTCTGTACCCCAGCCAGTTCCAGTGGTCCAACCTCCTGCCAGAACCGCACCACAGCCTGAACCACACAGACCTCTCAACGGAACCAAAGAGACGCGCAAGAGGAGACGGCCGGCGGTGGAGACcaaaaagcaggacacaagctCAGAGGACAGTGCCAGTGACTTTGAGGCACCACCTAGAAACTTAGACCTAGACTCAGATTCTGACCAGGGGGATGAAACACTGCCTAGAGTCAAGGGTCAGATACTGAACTTCTTTCAGAACGCCACGGCGGACGAGCTTACGCTAATTGCCGGCTGCTCTCTGAAGAAGGCTCAGAAAATTGTAGAACTGCGGCCATATAAAGTGTGGAATGATCTG GACGATGTTCTACACAGAGGGAACGGCCTCTCCACTGAGCTCCTCGTTGGGTGCCGCGAGGTCCTGAGGGAACGGGAGGTTGTGCAAGGCCTGATGGGAAAGTGTGAGGACATTTCCAGAAAGATGACCCAAGTGGTGCAGATGGGTCAGGGCTCAATGGCCCAACCACACATCCTGAACAGCAC GTTCCAGTTGAAACCGTACCAGCTGATTGGACTCAACTGGCTTGTCCTCCTTCACCAGAACCAGCTGAGTGGAATCCTCGCAGACGAGATG GGCTTGGGGAAGACCATCCAGGCCATTTCCTTCCTGGCCCACCTGTATGAGGAGGGGAACCGAGGGCCGCATCTCATCACTGTCCCTTCATCCACTCTGG ATAATTGGGTTCGGGAGCTAAACCTCTGGTGTCCGAGCTTGAAAGTGCTGGTTTATTACG GGTCTATCGAGGAACGAAGATGTGTCCGCTATGAGATTTTGAATGAAATGGTGGACTACAACATCATCGTCTCAAC GTACAATTTGGCCATCGGGAATGCCAGCGACCGCAGCCTGTTTCGCAAGCTTAAGCTGGAATACGCCGTGTTTGACGAAGGACACATGTTGAAGAACATGAGCTCACTGCGCTATCGCCACCTCATGGCCATCAAT GCCAAGTACCGGCTGCTGCTGACCGGAACCCCACTGCAGAACAACCTGCTGGAGCTGATGTCTCTGCTGAACTTCATCATGCCCAACATGTTCTCCAGCAGCACCTCACAGATTGCCAAGATGTTCGCCATG AAATCCTCGGAGGAGCAGAGCAGCTTTGAGAGGGACCGAATCGCTCATGCTAAACGCATCATGAAACCCTTCATCCTGCGGCGAATCAAGAGCGAG GTCCTGAAGCAGCTTCCCGCGAAGGAGGAGCAGATCGAGTTCTGCCCCATGAgcgagaagcagcagcagctttatgACGACCTGTTCAACAAACTGAAGAACGCCAGGAACGAGGAGA AACGGGAGTTGACCAACGTGATGATGCAGCTGAGGAAGATGGCCAATCACCCGCTGCTGCACCGCCAGTACTACACCAGCAAGCGCCTGTCTGCTATGAGCCAACTCATGCTGAAG GAGCCCAGCCACCGAGAGTCAGACCCAGCTCTGATCAAGGAGGACATGGCCCTGATGTCAGACTTTGAGCTCCATCGGTTGTGCCAGCAGTACCCTGCACTACATGAGcaccaactggacatggacctGCTGCAGGACTCAGGGAAGCTCCATCTCCTCATTCAGATTCTAACGGACCTCAAAGAACAG GGTGACCGAGTAGTGCTCTTTAGCCAGTTCACCATGATGCTGGACATCCTGGAGGTGCTGCTCAAACACCATAAACACAGATACATTCGTCTGGACGGCTCCACACCCATGGGTGACAG AATTGTGCTGATCGACCAGTTTAACACGGATCAGGACATCTTTGTGTTCCTGCTGTCCACCAGGGCTGGGGGACTGGGCATTAACCTGACCTCCGCTAATGTGGTCATCCTTCATGATATAGATTGCAACCCTTATAATGACAAACAGGCAGAGGACCGCTGCCACCGTGTCGGCCAAACCAG AACTGTTAAAGTGATCAAGCTGATAAGCAAGGACTCCATAGAGGACGCCATGCTCCGCATTGGCCAGCGGAAGCTCAAACTGGAGCAGGACATGACTGCCACTGAGGAGG GTGATGAAGACACCATTCCTGATGACATGGCCTCCCTGCTAAAGGCCTCTCTGGGCCTCTGA
- the smarcad1b gene encoding SWI/SNF-related matrix-associated actin-dependent regulator of chromatin subfamily A containing DEAD/H box 1b isoform X2, translated as MYVDTGSSKVSSKIKGFKTVVESSSDESDASPAPKHENVNPHPSTSVPQPVPVVQPPARTAPQPEPHRPLNGTKETRKRRRPAVETKKQDTSSEDSASDFEAPPRNLDLDSDSDQGDETLPRVKGQILNFFQNATADELTLIAGCSLKKAQKIVELRPYKVWNDLDDVLHRGNGLSTELLVGCREVLREREVVQGLMGKCEDISRKMTQVVQMGQGSMAQPHILNSTFQLKPYQLIGLNWLVLLHQNQLSGILADEMGLGKTIQAISFLAHLYEEGNRGPHLITVPSSTLDNWVRELNLWCPSLKVLVYYGSIEERRCVRYEILNEMVDYNIIVSTYNLAIGNASDRSLFRKLKLEYAVFDEGHMLKNMSSLRYRHLMAINAKYRLLLTGTPLQNNLLELMSLLNFIMPNMFSSSTSQIAKMFAMKSSEEQSSFERDRIAHAKRIMKPFILRRIKSEVLKQLPAKEEQIEFCPMSEKQQQLYDDLFNKLKNARNEEKRELTNVMMQLRKMANHPLLHRQYYTSKRLSAMSQLMLKEPSHRESDPALIKEDMALMSDFELHRLCQQYPALHEHQLDMDLLQDSGKLHLLIQILTDLKEQGDRVVLFSQFTMMLDILEVLLKHHKHRYIRLDGSTPMGDRIVLIDQFNTDQDIFVFLLSTRAGGLGINLTSANVVILHDIDCNPYNDKQAEDRCHRVGQTRTVKVIKLISKDSIEDAMLRIGQRKLKLEQDMTATEEGDEDTIPDDMASLLKASLGL; from the exons atgtatgtggacactgGCTCATCCaaggtttcttccaaaatcaagggcttTAAAA CTGTTGTGGAGTCCAGCAGTGATGAATCTGATGCCTCCCCTGCTCCCAAACACGAGAACGTGAATCCGCATCCCAGCACTTCTGTACCCCAGCCAGTTCCAGTGGTCCAACCTCCTGCCAGAACCGCACCACAGCCTGAACCACACAGACCTCTCAACGGAACCAAAGAGACGCGCAAGAGGAGACGGCCGGCGGTGGAGACcaaaaagcaggacacaagctCAGAGGACAGTGCCAGTGACTTTGAGGCACCACCTAGAAACTTAGACCTAGACTCAGATTCTGACCAGGGGGATGAAACACTGCCTAGAGTCAAGGGTCAGATACTGAACTTCTTTCAGAACGCCACGGCGGACGAGCTTACGCTAATTGCCGGCTGCTCTCTGAAGAAGGCTCAGAAAATTGTAGAACTGCGGCCATATAAAGTGTGGAATGATCTG GACGATGTTCTACACAGAGGGAACGGCCTCTCCACTGAGCTCCTCGTTGGGTGCCGCGAGGTCCTGAGGGAACGGGAGGTTGTGCAAGGCCTGATGGGAAAGTGTGAGGACATTTCCAGAAAGATGACCCAAGTGGTGCAGATGGGTCAGGGCTCAATGGCCCAACCACACATCCTGAACAGCAC GTTCCAGTTGAAACCGTACCAGCTGATTGGACTCAACTGGCTTGTCCTCCTTCACCAGAACCAGCTGAGTGGAATCCTCGCAGACGAGATG GGCTTGGGGAAGACCATCCAGGCCATTTCCTTCCTGGCCCACCTGTATGAGGAGGGGAACCGAGGGCCGCATCTCATCACTGTCCCTTCATCCACTCTGG ATAATTGGGTTCGGGAGCTAAACCTCTGGTGTCCGAGCTTGAAAGTGCTGGTTTATTACG GGTCTATCGAGGAACGAAGATGTGTCCGCTATGAGATTTTGAATGAAATGGTGGACTACAACATCATCGTCTCAAC GTACAATTTGGCCATCGGGAATGCCAGCGACCGCAGCCTGTTTCGCAAGCTTAAGCTGGAATACGCCGTGTTTGACGAAGGACACATGTTGAAGAACATGAGCTCACTGCGCTATCGCCACCTCATGGCCATCAAT GCCAAGTACCGGCTGCTGCTGACCGGAACCCCACTGCAGAACAACCTGCTGGAGCTGATGTCTCTGCTGAACTTCATCATGCCCAACATGTTCTCCAGCAGCACCTCACAGATTGCCAAGATGTTCGCCATG AAATCCTCGGAGGAGCAGAGCAGCTTTGAGAGGGACCGAATCGCTCATGCTAAACGCATCATGAAACCCTTCATCCTGCGGCGAATCAAGAGCGAG GTCCTGAAGCAGCTTCCCGCGAAGGAGGAGCAGATCGAGTTCTGCCCCATGAgcgagaagcagcagcagctttatgACGACCTGTTCAACAAACTGAAGAACGCCAGGAACGAGGAGA AACGGGAGTTGACCAACGTGATGATGCAGCTGAGGAAGATGGCCAATCACCCGCTGCTGCACCGCCAGTACTACACCAGCAAGCGCCTGTCTGCTATGAGCCAACTCATGCTGAAG GAGCCCAGCCACCGAGAGTCAGACCCAGCTCTGATCAAGGAGGACATGGCCCTGATGTCAGACTTTGAGCTCCATCGGTTGTGCCAGCAGTACCCTGCACTACATGAGcaccaactggacatggacctGCTGCAGGACTCAGGGAAGCTCCATCTCCTCATTCAGATTCTAACGGACCTCAAAGAACAG GGTGACCGAGTAGTGCTCTTTAGCCAGTTCACCATGATGCTGGACATCCTGGAGGTGCTGCTCAAACACCATAAACACAGATACATTCGTCTGGACGGCTCCACACCCATGGGTGACAG AATTGTGCTGATCGACCAGTTTAACACGGATCAGGACATCTTTGTGTTCCTGCTGTCCACCAGGGCTGGGGGACTGGGCATTAACCTGACCTCCGCTAATGTGGTCATCCTTCATGATATAGATTGCAACCCTTATAATGACAAACAGGCAGAGGACCGCTGCCACCGTGTCGGCCAAACCAG AACTGTTAAAGTGATCAAGCTGATAAGCAAGGACTCCATAGAGGACGCCATGCTCCGCATTGGCCAGCGGAAGCTCAAACTGGAGCAGGACATGACTGCCACTGAGGAGG GTGATGAAGACACCATTCCTGATGACATGGCCTCCCTGCTAAAGGCCTCTCTGGGCCTCTGA